A window from Mesorhizobium sp. WSM2240 encodes these proteins:
- a CDS encoding PilZ domain-containing protein, protein MPPSHQPERRSQPRPAVQKNAVILVGDNAGIPCIVRNIHSGGAELNVTAETELPGRFLLHVPSDGLAYRIVVCWRKSERVGVEFKSSEPWQE, encoded by the coding sequence ATGCCCCCATCCCACCAGCCGGAACGCCGCAGCCAGCCGCGGCCCGCCGTCCAGAAGAACGCAGTCATCCTGGTCGGTGACAATGCCGGCATTCCCTGCATCGTCCGCAACATTCATTCCGGCGGTGCCGAACTGAATGTCACTGCCGAAACCGAACTGCCCGGCCGTTTCCTGCTGCATGTGCCATCGGACGGTTTAGCCTACCGGATCGTTGTGTGCTGGCGAAAGAGCGAGCGCGTCGGCGTCGAGTTCAAGAGCTCGGAACCCTGGCAGGAATAA
- a CDS encoding DUF1236 domain-containing protein, which produces MKIHLTSAVAGLLLLGGAGFAIAQDVVIAPEQETVIREYVTTQKVAPAEVPADVQITVGSTLPDTVELHTLDVPDVNYSYVVVGGQTVLVEPDTRKIVHIMQ; this is translated from the coding sequence ATGAAAATCCATCTTACCAGCGCTGTTGCCGGACTTCTGCTGCTTGGCGGAGCGGGCTTTGCCATCGCGCAGGATGTCGTCATCGCCCCCGAACAGGAGACGGTCATCCGCGAATATGTCACGACGCAGAAGGTCGCGCCGGCCGAAGTGCCTGCAGACGTCCAGATCACGGTCGGCTCGACGCTCCCGGATACGGTCGAACTGCATACGCTCGACGTTCCGGATGTGAACTACAGCTATGTCGTGGTCGGCGGGCAGACTGTCCTGGTCGAGCCGGACACGCGCAAGATCGTCCATATCATGCAGTGA
- a CDS encoding DUF190 domain-containing protein produces the protein MQIPKQAQLLRVFIGENDRDNGRPLYETIVLKAREMQIAGATVMRGAMGYGHSSRLHTTKILRLSEDLPLVIEIVDSEDKINAFLPVLDAIMTSGLITLEKVQVVQYGTNGH, from the coding sequence ATGCAAATACCGAAACAGGCACAGTTGCTGCGGGTATTCATCGGCGAGAATGATCGGGATAATGGCCGCCCGCTCTATGAAACGATCGTGCTCAAGGCACGCGAGATGCAGATCGCGGGCGCGACTGTCATGCGGGGCGCGATGGGATATGGCCATTCCAGCCGGCTGCACACGACAAAAATCCTTCGTCTGTCGGAAGATCTGCCGCTGGTCATCGAGATCGTCGACAGCGAGGACAAGATCAATGCCTTTCTGCCAGTGCTTGATGCGATCATGACGAGCGGGTTGATCACGCTGGAGAAGGTCCAAGTCGTCCAGTATGGGACCAACGGACATTGA
- the crcB gene encoding fluoride efflux transporter CrcB gives MLYALVALGSTVGSVLRALASMASVSLLGPGFPVGTLFVNVLGSFTIGFYATLTGPGGRVFAGPRSRQFVMAGICGGFTTFSIFSLETFDLLQDGRLLAAGLNIGISVTAWLAAVWLGHMVASRLNRLKGY, from the coding sequence ATGCTGTATGCGCTCGTGGCGCTGGGAAGCACGGTCGGCAGCGTGCTGCGGGCTCTCGCCTCGATGGCGAGCGTCAGTCTTCTGGGACCCGGTTTCCCCGTGGGCACGCTCTTTGTGAACGTGCTTGGCTCCTTCACCATCGGCTTCTACGCTACGCTGACCGGTCCCGGCGGCCGCGTTTTTGCCGGTCCTCGCTCGCGCCAATTCGTGATGGCCGGCATTTGCGGCGGCTTCACCACCTTCTCGATCTTCAGCCTCGAGACGTTCGATCTCCTGCAGGACGGGCGTCTGCTCGCGGCGGGACTGAATATAGGAATTTCCGTCACGGCCTGGCTCGCCGCCGTCTGGCTTGGCCACATGGTCGCATCGCGGCTCAACCGTTTGAAGGGATATTGA
- the crcB gene encoding fluoride efflux transporter CrcB, whose translation MQELLGTLMWVALGSAFGGMARFFLSGFVGRRIGETFPWGTTVVNVTGAFAIGLFAAAADGKLLFDTPAAWTFVITGFLGSYTTVSSFSLQTLTLARDGDWLQAGGNVLLSVVLCLCAVAAGFAIGASTFGGGIL comes from the coding sequence ATGCAGGAATTGCTTGGCACTTTGATGTGGGTGGCGCTTGGCAGTGCCTTTGGCGGAATGGCCCGGTTCTTTCTCTCCGGGTTTGTTGGCCGCCGCATCGGCGAGACATTTCCCTGGGGCACGACGGTCGTCAATGTCACGGGCGCCTTTGCAATTGGATTATTTGCTGCTGCGGCGGATGGAAAATTGCTTTTCGATACCCCTGCAGCCTGGACTTTCGTCATCACCGGTTTTCTCGGTAGCTACACGACAGTTTCCTCATTCAGTTTGCAGACGCTGACGCTTGCCCGCGACGGCGACTGGCTGCAGGCCGGCGGTAACGTGCTTCTGTCGGTTGTGCTTTGCCTTTGCGCAGTCGCGGCCGGCTTCGCCATCGGCGCCTCGACGTTCGGAGGTGGTATACTTTGA
- a CDS encoding glutathione S-transferase family protein: MKLLYQTHSPYARKVLVAAHEIGLTDKLEVVHQETSPTRRNEDVISLNPLGKVPVLICDDGLVLFDSTVICEYLDSMNQGQKLIPASGKARWLALRLQALAQGIADSGIAVRWEAERRPEALRWPTMRDAQLQKIAEACDFVEQEVELKGSPDIGEIALATTLSWIAFRDVYSFGTGRPRLSSWYDSFSKRPSMAATTLSGETQD, translated from the coding sequence ATGAAACTTCTCTATCAGACACACTCTCCTTACGCGCGCAAAGTTCTCGTCGCCGCGCATGAGATCGGTCTCACCGACAAACTGGAGGTTGTTCATCAAGAGACGAGTCCGACCCGGCGCAACGAAGATGTCATTTCGCTAAACCCTCTCGGCAAGGTGCCGGTGTTGATCTGCGATGATGGTCTCGTGCTTTTCGACTCCACCGTCATCTGCGAATATCTGGACAGCATGAACCAAGGTCAAAAGCTGATCCCGGCAAGCGGCAAGGCGCGCTGGCTTGCACTGAGGCTTCAGGCGCTTGCGCAGGGGATTGCCGATTCAGGCATTGCGGTCCGCTGGGAAGCCGAGAGGCGGCCTGAAGCGCTGCGGTGGCCGACCATGCGAGATGCGCAATTGCAAAAGATTGCCGAAGCCTGTGACTTTGTCGAGCAGGAGGTCGAACTCAAGGGATCGCCGGACATTGGCGAGATCGCATTGGCGACGACGCTTAGCTGGATTGCGTTCCGCGACGTCTATTCGTTCGGGACTGGAAGGCCTCGGCTTTCGTCGTGGTACGATAGCTTCTCCAAGCGCCCGTCAATGGCCGCTACGACCCTTTCGGGAGAGACGCAGGACTAG
- a CDS encoding replication-associated recombination protein A — MADLFNADEPEKAPPGRPLADRLRPASLGEVVGQEHLTGEDGALTRMIRSGSLGSMIFWGPPGTGKTTVARLLAGETGLAFEQLSAIFSGVADLKKMFEMARLRRSQGRQTLLFVDEIHRFNRAQQDSFLPVMEDGTVILVGATTENPSFELNAALLSRARVLVFHSLGEDSIERLLARAEEAEGKELPLDEEARAVLVRMSDGDGRAALTLAEEVWRAAKSKEVFDAEGLQRVVQRRAPIYDKGQDGHYNLISALHKSVRGSDPDAALYYLARMFDAGEDPLYLGRRLVRMAMEDIGLADPQALVVANAAKDAYDYLGSPEGELAFAEATVYLATAPKSNAVYTAFKSATRAAKENGSLLPPKHILNAPTKLMKDESYGKGYEYDHDTPEAFSGQDYFPEKMGRQTFYDPPERGFEREIRKRLEYWAKLRAERSKEGGS, encoded by the coding sequence ATGGCTGACCTGTTCAACGCCGACGAGCCGGAAAAAGCGCCACCCGGGCGGCCTTTGGCCGACCGGCTGCGTCCGGCGAGCCTTGGCGAAGTGGTCGGCCAGGAGCATCTGACCGGCGAGGATGGTGCGCTGACGCGCATGATCCGCTCGGGCTCACTCGGCTCGATGATCTTCTGGGGACCGCCGGGCACGGGAAAGACAACAGTCGCCAGGTTGCTGGCCGGCGAAACCGGCCTTGCCTTCGAGCAGCTTTCGGCAATCTTCTCGGGCGTCGCCGATTTGAAGAAGATGTTCGAGATGGCGCGGCTGCGCCGCTCGCAGGGCCGCCAGACGCTGCTTTTCGTCGACGAGATACACCGCTTCAACCGCGCTCAGCAGGATTCTTTTCTCCCGGTCATGGAAGACGGCACGGTCATCCTGGTCGGCGCGACCACGGAAAACCCGTCCTTCGAACTCAATGCGGCGCTGCTGTCGCGGGCGCGGGTTCTGGTTTTTCACTCGCTGGGCGAGGACAGCATCGAAAGACTGCTCGCCCGCGCGGAGGAGGCCGAAGGCAAGGAACTGCCTCTGGACGAGGAGGCGAGGGCGGTTCTCGTGCGCATGTCGGACGGCGATGGGCGCGCGGCGCTGACGCTGGCGGAAGAGGTCTGGCGCGCCGCCAAATCCAAGGAAGTGTTCGACGCCGAAGGCCTGCAGCGCGTCGTGCAAAGGCGGGCGCCGATCTACGACAAGGGCCAGGACGGCCATTACAATCTGATCTCGGCGCTGCACAAATCGGTGCGCGGCTCCGATCCTGACGCCGCACTCTACTATCTGGCGCGCATGTTCGATGCCGGCGAGGATCCGCTCTATCTCGGCAGACGGCTGGTGCGCATGGCAATGGAGGATATCGGGCTCGCCGACCCGCAGGCGCTGGTCGTCGCCAATGCGGCCAAGGATGCCTACGACTATCTCGGTTCGCCGGAGGGCGAACTCGCTTTCGCCGAGGCGACCGTCTATCTCGCCACCGCGCCCAAATCCAACGCCGTCTACACCGCATTCAAGAGCGCGACGCGTGCGGCCAAGGAGAACGGGTCGCTGCTGCCGCCGAAACATATTTTGAACGCCCCGACCAAGCTGATGAAGGACGAGAGCTACGGCAAGGGCTACGAGTACGATCACGACACGCCCGAAGCCTTTTCTGGCCAGGACTATTTTCCCGAGAAGATGGGCCGCCAGACGTTCTACGACCCGCCCGAGCGCGGGTTCGAGCGTGAGATCAGGAAGCGGCTGGAATACTGGGCGAAGCTCAGGGCAGAACGATCGAAGGAAGGCGGCTCATAG
- a CDS encoding DegQ family serine endoprotease, translating into MLAKKLPHFLMAVGLAAAMALSAMPARAQEAPAAQPAPAPKEQPKPKEDPGLKDVLNELLSGGEEPLPPPALQGRRLPFGRTEIQLSFAPLVRETAPAVVNVYASQQARLRSPFEGDPFFERFFGRQAPPRAQSALGSGVLVDPSGIVVTNYHVIRDADAVKVATADGREFESKVLLKDESLDLGVLKIESDDPFPVIPIGDSDALEVGDLVLAMGNPFGVGQTTTSGIVSALARTHIGVSDFGFFIQTDAAINPGNSGGPLINMTGQLVGINTAIYSRSGGSIGIGFAIPSNIVRAVTEAAKQGRDFFERPFIGATFEPVTAQIADALGMARPSGALVAAIEPEGPAARAGLRPGDVILAMNDVAIEHVDALGYRLATKPVGSKASLRVLSQNEEKAVEIGLERAPEGASAKEVVIRGRSPFSGAKVVELSPRLAQRLRLRTDTKGVTILDVDRNSPAAGFGFQPRDIVREVNGELIDTPDKLAAVAAQQTRWWRFTVERDGQLLHQMLRY; encoded by the coding sequence ATGCTTGCGAAGAAATTGCCGCACTTTCTGATGGCCGTTGGGCTGGCCGCAGCAATGGCGCTTTCGGCCATGCCGGCACGCGCCCAGGAGGCGCCCGCGGCGCAACCGGCGCCAGCGCCCAAGGAGCAGCCGAAGCCGAAGGAGGATCCCGGCCTCAAGGACGTGCTGAACGAACTCTTGAGCGGCGGCGAAGAGCCGCTGCCACCGCCCGCGCTCCAAGGCCGACGCCTGCCGTTCGGGCGCACCGAGATCCAGCTCTCCTTCGCGCCGCTGGTCAGGGAGACGGCACCCGCCGTGGTTAATGTCTATGCGTCGCAGCAGGCGCGCCTGCGCTCGCCTTTCGAGGGCGATCCATTCTTCGAACGGTTCTTCGGCCGCCAGGCGCCGCCACGCGCGCAATCGGCTCTTGGTTCCGGCGTGCTTGTCGATCCGAGCGGCATCGTCGTCACCAATTATCACGTCATCCGCGATGCCGACGCTGTGAAGGTAGCAACCGCCGACGGGCGCGAGTTCGAGAGCAAGGTGCTGCTCAAGGACGAATCGCTCGACCTCGGCGTGCTCAAGATCGAAAGCGACGATCCGTTTCCGGTGATCCCGATCGGCGATTCCGACGCGCTGGAGGTGGGCGATCTCGTCCTGGCGATGGGCAATCCGTTCGGCGTCGGCCAGACCACAACCAGCGGCATCGTCTCCGCACTTGCCCGCACGCATATCGGCGTCAGCGATTTCGGTTTCTTCATCCAGACTGACGCGGCGATCAATCCGGGCAATTCCGGTGGTCCGCTGATCAACATGACCGGCCAGCTCGTCGGCATCAACACGGCCATCTACAGCCGCAGCGGCGGCTCGATCGGCATCGGTTTCGCCATTCCCTCCAACATTGTGCGCGCCGTGACCGAGGCGGCCAAGCAGGGCCGCGATTTCTTCGAACGCCCGTTCATCGGCGCGACATTCGAGCCGGTCACCGCGCAGATCGCCGACGCGCTCGGCATGGCGCGCCCTTCCGGCGCGCTCGTTGCGGCGATCGAGCCGGAAGGGCCGGCGGCGCGGGCCGGTCTGAGGCCGGGTGATGTAATCCTAGCCATGAACGATGTCGCGATCGAACATGTCGATGCGCTGGGGTATCGCCTGGCGACGAAGCCTGTCGGCAGCAAGGCCAGCCTCAGGGTGCTCAGCCAGAACGAGGAAAAAGCGGTCGAGATCGGCCTCGAGCGTGCGCCCGAGGGAGCGTCGGCCAAGGAAGTCGTGATCCGGGGACGCAGCCCTTTCTCGGGGGCGAAGGTCGTCGAGCTTTCGCCACGCCTGGCGCAGCGCCTCCGGCTGCGGACCGACACCAAAGGTGTGACGATCCTCGACGTGGACCGCAACTCGCCGGCGGCCGGTTTTGGCTTCCAGCCGCGCGACATCGTGCGCGAAGTCAATGGCGAACTGATCGACACTCCCGATAAGCTGGCGGCGGTTGCCGCGCAGCAGACGCGCTGGTGGCGCTTTACGGTGGAGCGCGACGGGCAGTTGCTGCACCAGATGCTGCGGTACTGA
- a CDS encoding ATP12 family protein, with translation MRDLLNDLDAQKYLSDPDPIRRAQSQMKTQLPKRFYKDVSIAPTGEGFGVHLDGRPVRTPGKAILALPTEKAAKLVAEEFAAQGEKIDPSTMPVYRLVNTAIDGVAADPAAVRDDVARFASSDLLCYRADAPAGLVERQATAWDPVLDWAQRALGARLLLAQGVIHVEQPRKAVEAIEAHLALRQNPLRLAALHLMTTLTGSALLAIAVEAGEIDAETAWSAAHVDEDWQTEQWGQDSEAMARRAYRKHDMMAAARLLEALER, from the coding sequence ATGCGCGATCTCCTGAACGATCTCGACGCCCAGAAATATCTGTCCGACCCGGATCCTATCCGGCGCGCCCAGAGTCAGATGAAGACGCAACTGCCGAAGCGCTTCTATAAGGACGTTTCAATTGCGCCGACGGGCGAAGGATTTGGCGTCCACCTCGACGGCCGCCCGGTACGAACGCCGGGCAAGGCCATTTTGGCGTTACCCACCGAGAAGGCGGCCAAGCTGGTGGCGGAAGAGTTCGCCGCGCAGGGCGAAAAGATCGACCCTTCGACTATGCCGGTCTACCGTCTCGTCAACACGGCGATCGACGGTGTTGCTGCCGATCCCGCCGCGGTGCGCGACGATGTTGCGCGCTTCGCCTCATCCGATCTGCTCTGCTATCGCGCCGACGCGCCAGCCGGGTTGGTGGAGCGTCAGGCGACGGCCTGGGATCCGGTTCTCGACTGGGCGCAGCGGGCGCTCGGCGCGCGGCTCTTGCTTGCGCAAGGCGTGATTCATGTCGAACAGCCGCGCAAAGCTGTCGAGGCAATCGAAGCGCACCTCGCGCTGCGCCAGAATCCGTTGAGGCTCGCCGCACTGCACCTGATGACGACGCTCACTGGTTCGGCGCTTCTGGCGATCGCGGTCGAAGCCGGCGAAATCGACGCAGAGACGGCCTGGTCGGCCGCCCATGTCGACGAAGACTGGCAGACGGAGCAATGGGGCCAGGATTCCGAGGCGATGGCTCGTCGCGCGTACCGCAAGCACGACATGATGGCAGCCGCGCGATTGCTGGAAGCGTTGGAACGATAA
- the rplQ gene encoding 50S ribosomal protein L17, which yields MRHGFTGRRLGRSASHRSAMFANLAVSLIEHEQIVTTLPKAKDLRPIVEKLVTLGKRGDLHARRQVIAQIGNEGVVKRLFDTIAPRYATRNGGYLRIMKAGFRHGDNAPLAVIEFVDRDTSAKGAADRARIEAEETNSEAEAA from the coding sequence ATGCGCCATGGATTTACCGGCCGCCGGCTGGGCCGCAGTGCAAGCCACCGCAGCGCGATGTTCGCAAACCTCGCCGTCTCGCTGATCGAGCATGAGCAGATCGTCACGACGCTGCCCAAGGCGAAGGATCTGCGTCCGATCGTCGAAAAGCTCGTCACGCTTGGCAAGCGCGGCGACCTGCACGCCCGCCGTCAGGTGATCGCACAGATCGGCAATGAAGGCGTCGTAAAGCGCCTGTTCGACACGATCGCCCCGCGCTACGCCACCCGTAATGGCGGCTATCTGCGGATCATGAAGGCCGGCTTCCGCCACGGCGACAACGCCCCGCTGGCCGTCATCGAATTCGTCGATCGCGACACCTCGGCAAAGGGCGCCGCCGACCGCGCCCGCATCGAGGCAGAAGAAACCAATTCGGAAGCCGAAGCGGCATAA
- a CDS encoding sodium:solute symporter family protein translates to MANTTASGSGSDFTSSLGRIYMIYTGGFIAFIVLMAILSGIGVPNRVIGYLFMGFTIIIYAVIGIMSRTMQVGEYYVAGRRVPALYNGMATGADWMSGASFVGMAGSLYLLGYDGLAFVLGWTGGYVLVAVLVAPYLRKFGAYTVPDFLSARYGGNLARFIGIVVLFSCSFTYVVAQIFATGIISARFLGLDFNIAVYVGLAGILVCSMLGGMRAVTWTQVAQYIVLIIAYLIPAIWMSTAKTGVPIPQLMQGQALQGIAALEAAQNIVPGHATPFAHGGYDAKNYFLLIFCLMVGTASLPHILMRYFTTPSVREARLSVAWSLLFIFILYFTAPAYAAFAKWTMLDLVASGLTPDNIAEKAGWMMRWAAADNSLVQICGKAALDAAAIAAACAEQGVTGALAFKDINLNADMIVLATPEMAGMPYVISGLVAAGGLAAALSTADGLLLAIANALSHDIYYKMIDPNAPTARRLVVSRVLLVIVAVLAAYTASTKPSDILSMVSWAFSLAAGGLFPALVLGVWWKRATSAGAVAGMIAGFGITLFYLVMTQYGADFDKSTPNMELWWGVKNISSAAFGLPLGFAVMIVVSLLTKAPSREMQDFIDEIRVPRGKTLMEEKTA, encoded by the coding sequence ATGGCCAACACCACAGCAAGCGGTTCCGGCTCGGACTTCACGTCCAGCCTTGGCCGCATCTACATGATCTATACTGGCGGTTTCATCGCCTTCATTGTGCTTATGGCGATCCTCAGCGGGATCGGCGTGCCGAATCGCGTAATCGGCTATCTGTTCATGGGCTTCACCATCATCATCTACGCGGTGATCGGCATCATGAGCCGCACGATGCAGGTCGGCGAATACTATGTCGCCGGGCGCAGGGTTCCTGCCCTCTATAACGGAATGGCCACAGGAGCCGACTGGATGTCCGGCGCGTCGTTCGTCGGCATGGCGGGCTCGCTGTACTTGCTCGGTTACGACGGTCTCGCCTTCGTCCTTGGGTGGACCGGGGGGTATGTTCTCGTGGCAGTGCTCGTCGCACCTTATCTGCGCAAGTTCGGCGCCTATACGGTGCCTGACTTCCTGTCGGCCCGCTATGGCGGCAACCTGGCCCGATTCATCGGCATCGTCGTTCTGTTCTCCTGCTCCTTTACCTATGTGGTGGCGCAGATCTTCGCGACGGGCATCATCTCCGCACGCTTCCTCGGCCTCGATTTCAACATCGCGGTCTATGTCGGCCTCGCCGGCATCCTGGTCTGCTCGATGCTCGGCGGCATGCGCGCGGTCACCTGGACACAGGTCGCTCAGTACATCGTGCTGATCATCGCTTACCTCATTCCCGCCATCTGGATGTCGACGGCCAAGACCGGCGTTCCGATCCCCCAACTCATGCAGGGACAGGCGCTGCAGGGCATCGCAGCACTTGAAGCCGCGCAGAACATCGTGCCGGGGCACGCAACCCCCTTCGCACATGGCGGTTATGACGCGAAGAACTACTTCCTGCTGATCTTCTGCCTCATGGTCGGCACCGCCTCGCTGCCGCACATTCTGATGCGCTACTTCACGACGCCGTCCGTCCGTGAAGCGCGCCTCTCGGTCGCTTGGTCTCTGCTCTTCATCTTCATCCTCTACTTCACGGCGCCGGCCTACGCCGCCTTCGCGAAGTGGACCATGCTCGACCTGGTGGCTTCCGGCCTCACGCCCGACAACATTGCCGAAAAAGCCGGATGGATGATGCGCTGGGCGGCGGCCGACAACTCGCTGGTGCAGATCTGCGGCAAGGCGGCGCTCGATGCCGCCGCGATTGCCGCGGCTTGCGCCGAGCAAGGCGTCACCGGCGCGCTCGCGTTCAAGGATATCAACCTGAACGCCGACATGATCGTGCTGGCCACCCCTGAAATGGCAGGCATGCCGTATGTCATCTCCGGCCTCGTCGCGGCCGGCGGTCTCGCAGCTGCGCTGTCGACGGCCGATGGTCTGCTGCTTGCCATCGCCAACGCGCTCAGCCACGACATCTACTACAAGATGATCGATCCGAACGCTCCGACCGCCCGCCGTCTGGTCGTGTCGCGCGTCCTGCTCGTCATCGTGGCGGTTCTGGCGGCCTACACCGCGTCGACCAAGCCTTCCGACATCCTGTCGATGGTTTCGTGGGCGTTCTCATTGGCCGCGGGCGGCCTCTTCCCGGCGCTGGTACTCGGTGTCTGGTGGAAGCGCGCCACATCAGCGGGCGCGGTCGCCGGCATGATCGCGGGCTTCGGCATCACGCTGTTCTACCTCGTGATGACGCAGTACGGCGCCGACTTCGACAAGTCGACGCCGAACATGGAGCTGTGGTGGGGTGTGAAGAACATCTCGTCCGCCGCGTTCGGCCTGCCGCTCGGCTTCGCCGTCATGATCGTCGTCAGTCTGCTGACCAAGGCGCCATCGCGCGAGATGCAGGACTTCATCGATGAAATCCGCGTTCCGCGCGGCAAGACGCTGATGGAAGAGAAGACTGCCTGA
- a CDS encoding RluA family pseudouridine synthase, which translates to MAGVEQIKVEAGETGMRLDRWFKTHFPGLGFGHLQKLLRSGQIRVDGGRAKADTRVEPGQMIRIPPLGVDQKGAGPLTTKTMRNQDDGDVLSQMLLYEDPKVFVFNKPAGLAVQGGSGVVRHVDDMLEAWRNSKGEKPRLVHRLDRDTSGVLVVARTRLAAMKLAEAFRGRDAKKTYWALVKGVPKKREDKISTWLVKEPTPDGDRVRVAQHGEKDADHAVSYYRVLEQAGQTLSWLEMEPHTGRTHQLRVHAAHIGCPIIGDPKYFEADTNWDFPGGIQNRLHLHARRIRIPHPDKGVIDVTAPMPPHMRQSWNLLGFDEANAGEDS; encoded by the coding sequence ATGGCAGGCGTTGAACAGATCAAGGTCGAGGCCGGCGAGACGGGCATGCGGCTCGACCGCTGGTTCAAGACGCATTTTCCCGGCCTGGGCTTCGGCCATTTGCAGAAGCTGCTGCGTTCGGGCCAGATCAGGGTGGATGGCGGTCGCGCCAAGGCCGACACTCGCGTCGAGCCGGGCCAGATGATCCGCATCCCGCCGCTTGGCGTCGATCAGAAGGGCGCTGGCCCGCTGACCACAAAAACCATGCGCAATCAGGACGATGGCGACGTTCTTTCGCAGATGCTTCTCTATGAGGATCCGAAGGTCTTCGTCTTCAACAAGCCGGCCGGGCTTGCCGTGCAGGGCGGCTCGGGCGTGGTGCGCCACGTAGACGACATGCTGGAGGCCTGGCGCAATTCCAAGGGTGAGAAGCCGCGGCTGGTGCATCGCCTTGACCGCGACACGTCGGGTGTGCTGGTTGTCGCCCGCACCCGCCTTGCGGCGATGAAGCTCGCCGAGGCGTTTCGCGGGCGCGACGCCAAGAAGACCTACTGGGCGCTGGTCAAGGGCGTGCCGAAAAAGCGCGAGGACAAGATCTCGACCTGGCTGGTCAAGGAACCGACGCCGGACGGCGACCGCGTGCGGGTAGCGCAGCATGGCGAAAAGGACGCCGACCACGCGGTTTCGTATTATCGCGTGCTCGAACAGGCCGGGCAGACGCTGTCCTGGCTGGAGATGGAGCCGCATACCGGCCGCACGCATCAACTGCGTGTCCATGCCGCCCATATTGGCTGCCCGATCATCGGCGATCCGAAATATTTCGAGGCCGACACCAACTGGGATTTTCCCGGCGGCATCCAGAACCGGCTGCACCTCCACGCCAGGCGCATCCGCATTCCCCATCCCGACAAGGGCGTGATCGACGTCACCGCGCCGATGCCGCCGCATATGCGCCAGAGCTGGAACCTGCTTGGCTTCGACGAGGCGAATGCCGGAGAAGACAGTTGA
- a CDS encoding DUF4212 domain-containing protein, which translates to MATPDRVSYWNKTRSLMYVMLALWFFFGYVVHMFVVPLNSIVILGFPLGYYMAAQGSLIAFVIMLFVFARKQNAIDEEHGVAED; encoded by the coding sequence ATGGCGACGCCAGACCGCGTAAGTTACTGGAACAAAACCAGGAGCCTCATGTACGTCATGTTGGCCCTCTGGTTCTTCTTCGGATACGTCGTCCACATGTTTGTGGTTCCGCTCAACAGTATCGTCATTCTGGGCTTTCCGCTTGGCTACTACATGGCCGCGCAGGGATCGCTTATTGCCTTCGTCATCATGCTGTTCGTGTTTGCCCGCAAACAGAACGCGATCGACGAAGAGCATGGCGTAGCCGAAGACTGA
- a CDS encoding DMT family transporter has product MSGAAGAFDRRDAVDLAAAAIMIGLTFSWGLNGVAAKISYAGFSPVFVAVARSAIGGLLVFLWCRYRGIRLFDSDGTLWPGLLAGLLFGGEFLLIFVGLEFTTVARSTLMVNTMPFWVLVGAHFLLGEHMTLRKWTGLALAFAGVVLVFSDKLSLPGPEAITGDIMSLGAGILWAATTLVIKKSRLATTSAEKLLLYQLAVSAVMALPLLPLAGPALREFSGPAYAALLFQAVYVVAFTYILWFWLMRRYPAAGLSSFAFLTPAFGVLCGGLLLGEPLSIRIFAALGLIATGLVIVNRPPRRQLL; this is encoded by the coding sequence TTGAGCGGCGCAGCCGGCGCCTTCGACCGGCGCGACGCGGTCGATCTGGCCGCGGCGGCGATCATGATCGGCCTGACCTTTTCATGGGGGCTGAACGGCGTCGCCGCCAAGATCTCCTATGCCGGCTTCAGTCCGGTCTTCGTCGCCGTCGCGCGCTCGGCTATCGGCGGGTTGCTGGTGTTCCTGTGGTGCCGCTATCGCGGCATACGGCTGTTCGACAGCGACGGCACGCTGTGGCCGGGGCTGCTCGCAGGTTTGCTGTTCGGTGGAGAATTCCTGCTGATCTTCGTCGGCTTGGAGTTTACCACGGTGGCGCGCAGCACGCTGATGGTCAACACGATGCCGTTCTGGGTGCTGGTCGGCGCGCACTTCCTGCTTGGCGAACATATGACGCTGCGCAAATGGACGGGCCTCGCTCTGGCCTTCGCCGGTGTCGTGCTGGTGTTTTCCGACAAGCTTAGCCTGCCCGGCCCGGAGGCGATCACCGGTGATATTATGAGCCTGGGCGCAGGAATTCTGTGGGCCGCGACAACGCTGGTCATCAAGAAGAGCAGGCTTGCCACGACCAGCGCCGAAAAGCTGCTGCTCTACCAACTGGCGGTTTCGGCTGTGATGGCCCTGCCGCTGCTGCCGCTTGCCGGCCCCGCCTTGCGCGAATTCTCGGGACCGGCCTACGCTGCCCTGCTGTTCCAGGCTGTCTATGTCGTCGCCTTCACCTATATTCTATGGTTCTGGCTGATGCGGCGCTATCCCGCGGCCGGGTTGTCGAGCTTTGCCTTCCTGACGCCGGCCTTCGGTGTTCTCTGTGGCGGGCTTCTACTTGGTGAGCCGCTGAGCATAAGGATTTTCGCCGCCCTCGGCCTTATCGCGACGGGGCTGGTTATCGTCAACCGACCGCCGCGCCGGCAGCTTTTATGA